A single genomic interval of Amycolatopsis albispora harbors:
- a CDS encoding glutamate-cysteine ligase family protein encodes MTTVRDFPSPATGNLAARVVSDRAEGEAYVASVCFKHGPPRLLGVELEYTVHHRDDPSRPLDPGVLAAALGPHTPRTLDPGSEALPLPGGSPVTLEPGGQVEISPLPRSSLAELAGVVDAELTHLTELLARSGLELGTSGIDAHRAPRRFLETPRYAAMERRFAPDGPGGITMMCSTAGLQVCVDAGEAGHLPSRWAAAHEMGPALLALFANSGRHAGRDTGHASARWLAVMATERARTFAATATPDPPADWARRMLDTPLLVVPRADGPWDAPVRFTFADWIDGRGEAGVFGRPTLADLDYHLTTMFTPVRPQGYLEIRYLDAQPPRGWLDATALLVALLAQPSTVDKARELCEPVAGAWETAASRGLADPAIAGAAKALADLGCAALGATGLPSEVIDRITEAVQHRAARTPAPRTPEERA; translated from the coding sequence ATGACGACGGTCAGAGATTTTCCTTCTCCCGCAACGGGTAATCTCGCCGCGCGGGTGGTTTCCGACCGCGCGGAGGGCGAAGCCTACGTGGCGTCGGTGTGCTTCAAGCATGGCCCGCCGAGACTGCTCGGCGTGGAACTGGAGTACACCGTGCACCACCGGGACGACCCGTCCCGTCCGCTCGACCCCGGGGTGCTGGCCGCGGCGCTCGGCCCGCACACCCCGCGAACGCTCGATCCCGGCAGCGAGGCGCTCCCGCTCCCGGGCGGCTCGCCGGTGACCCTCGAACCCGGCGGCCAAGTGGAGATTTCACCCCTTCCGCGTAGCTCACTGGCCGAGCTGGCCGGCGTCGTCGACGCCGAGCTGACCCACCTGACCGAACTGCTCGCCCGCTCCGGGCTGGAACTGGGCACCTCGGGCATCGACGCCCACCGCGCCCCCCGGCGATTCCTGGAAACCCCGCGCTACGCCGCGATGGAACGCCGGTTCGCGCCGGACGGTCCTGGCGGCATCACGATGATGTGCAGCACGGCCGGGCTCCAGGTCTGCGTGGACGCCGGTGAGGCCGGGCACCTGCCGTCGCGCTGGGCGGCGGCGCACGAAATGGGCCCGGCGCTGCTGGCGTTGTTCGCCAACTCCGGCAGGCACGCCGGGCGGGACACCGGGCACGCTTCCGCGCGCTGGCTGGCGGTGATGGCCACCGAGCGGGCCCGCACCTTCGCCGCCACGGCCACGCCGGACCCGCCAGCCGACTGGGCGCGGCGCATGCTGGACACGCCGCTGCTGGTGGTGCCGCGGGCCGACGGCCCGTGGGACGCGCCGGTGCGCTTCACCTTCGCCGACTGGATCGACGGCCGCGGTGAGGCGGGGGTGTTCGGCAGGCCGACACTGGCCGATCTGGACTACCACCTGACCACGATGTTCACCCCGGTGCGCCCGCAGGGCTACCTGGAGATCAGGTACCTGGACGCCCAGCCACCGCGGGGCTGGCTCGACGCCACCGCCCTGCTGGTCGCCCTGCTCGCCCAGCCGTCCACTGTGGACAAGGCACGCGAGCTGTGCGAACCCGTCGCCGGAGCCTGGGAGACCGCGGCCAGCCGCGGGCTCGCCGACCCGGCCATCGCCGGTGCCGCCAAGGCACTGGCCGATCTCGGCTGCGCCGCACTCGGCGCGACCGGATTGCCGTCCGAGGTGATCGACCGGATCACTGAAGCCGTGCAGCACCGAGCCGCCAGGACCCCGGCGCCTCGGACCCCCGAAGAGAGGGCGTGA
- a CDS encoding LysR family transcriptional regulator translates to MEFSLQRLRMLRELDRRGTVTAAAGALHYTASAVSQQLAQLERDVGAKLFERLGRRVQLTELGKLLTAHAEEILGAVERATLALEEAQESVTVRLTAGVWASVASGLLPRALTALAAEHPGIKVRTRELAPEETADAVRDGSLDFSFVIDYSDAPMPWDAGLERAVIAVERLHAAVPAGTVPAGSVSLLELAEHPWILASPKSHFGRAMRIACQRHGFEPKIDHEVEEQATAMAMVAAGLGVTLVSDLGLILRPPGVDTVALASPLMRTVSIAYRTTALRRPSMQLVIHAVRGAAAELGLATETTLP, encoded by the coding sequence ATGGAGTTTTCGTTGCAGAGACTGCGGATGCTCCGGGAGCTGGATCGGCGGGGCACCGTCACCGCGGCCGCCGGAGCGCTGCACTACACCGCGTCGGCGGTGTCGCAGCAGCTCGCCCAGCTCGAGCGGGACGTCGGCGCGAAGCTGTTCGAACGGCTCGGCAGGCGGGTCCAGCTGACCGAGCTGGGCAAGCTGCTGACCGCGCACGCCGAGGAGATCCTGGGCGCGGTGGAGCGGGCGACGCTGGCGCTGGAGGAGGCGCAGGAGTCGGTCACCGTCCGGCTGACCGCCGGGGTGTGGGCGTCGGTGGCCTCCGGGCTGCTGCCGCGCGCGCTGACCGCGCTGGCCGCCGAGCACCCCGGCATCAAGGTCCGCACCCGCGAGCTGGCGCCGGAGGAGACCGCGGACGCGGTGCGCGACGGCTCGCTCGACTTCTCGTTCGTGATCGACTACTCGGACGCGCCGATGCCGTGGGACGCCGGGCTGGAACGCGCGGTGATCGCGGTGGAGCGGCTGCACGCCGCGGTGCCTGCGGGCACCGTGCCCGCGGGCAGCGTCTCGCTGCTGGAACTCGCCGAGCACCCGTGGATCCTGGCCAGCCCCAAGAGCCACTTCGGCCGGGCGATGCGGATCGCCTGCCAGCGCCACGGGTTCGAGCCGAAGATCGACCACGAGGTGGAGGAGCAGGCCACCGCGATGGCGATGGTCGCGGCCGGGCTGGGCGTCACCCTGGTCTCCGACCTCGGCCTGATCCTGCGGCCGCCGGGGGTGGACACGGTGGCGCTGGCGAGCCCGCTGATGCGCACGGTGTCCATCGCCTACCGCACCACCGCGCTGCGCCGGCCGTCGATGCAGCTGGTCATCCACGCGGTGCGCGGGGCGGCGGCCGAACTCGGCCTGGCCACCGAGACCACCCTTCCGTAA
- a CDS encoding Glu/Leu/Phe/Val dehydrogenase dimerization domain-containing protein: MSTQNGTEPLLRLTWTDPVTGTRGFLVVHTLVSGLATGGTRMRAGCTMREVEDLARGMANKTATFNLPVGGAKGGIDLDPKDPRAFDVLTRFCSAMRPWLDAHWVTAEDLGVPQHLIDEVFAGLGLEQSYHAAISRSADPARTLRRVQAGLNAPVPGGLLLGDVVGGYGVAQACLGVAAAWAWDPAETTVAIQGIGTMGGGAAWYLHEAGMRVTAVADAAGTLYHPAGLDVPALLELRDSYGEIDRHRVPADVQRLPRNAVLAIEADIFVPAAISYAITEDNVEQVRAKVVVEAANAATTEEAEASLVLAGIPVIPDFVANAGAAAWAWWLLLGEVGADPADSFLRLRTEMQSKVALLLAQWNADRRPPRETGWELAAANRVERAATEHLAPALTIP; encoded by the coding sequence GTGAGCACCCAGAACGGCACCGAACCTTTGCTGAGGTTGACCTGGACGGACCCGGTGACCGGCACTCGCGGGTTCCTCGTCGTGCACACCCTCGTCTCCGGGCTGGCCACCGGCGGCACCCGGATGCGCGCGGGCTGCACCATGCGCGAGGTCGAGGACCTGGCCAGGGGCATGGCCAACAAGACGGCCACCTTCAACCTGCCGGTCGGCGGCGCGAAGGGCGGCATCGACCTGGACCCGAAGGACCCGCGTGCGTTCGACGTGCTCACCCGGTTCTGCTCGGCGATGCGCCCCTGGCTCGACGCGCACTGGGTGACCGCCGAAGACCTCGGCGTGCCGCAGCACCTGATCGACGAGGTCTTCGCCGGGCTCGGCCTCGAGCAGTCCTACCACGCGGCCATCTCGCGGTCCGCCGATCCGGCACGCACGCTGCGCCGGGTGCAGGCCGGGCTGAACGCGCCGGTGCCCGGCGGGCTCCTGCTCGGGGACGTGGTCGGCGGGTACGGCGTCGCGCAGGCCTGCCTCGGCGTGGCCGCGGCGTGGGCGTGGGACCCGGCCGAGACCACGGTGGCCATCCAGGGCATCGGCACCATGGGCGGGGGCGCCGCCTGGTACCTGCACGAAGCCGGGATGCGGGTGACCGCGGTCGCCGACGCCGCCGGCACCCTCTACCACCCCGCCGGGCTGGACGTCCCGGCATTGCTGGAGCTGCGCGACTCCTACGGCGAGATCGACCGCCACCGGGTGCCCGCCGACGTCCAGCGCCTGCCGCGCAACGCGGTGCTGGCCATCGAGGCCGACATCTTCGTGCCCGCCGCGATCTCGTACGCGATCACCGAGGACAACGTCGAGCAGGTCCGCGCGAAGGTGGTGGTGGAGGCGGCGAACGCGGCCACCACCGAGGAGGCCGAGGCTTCGCTGGTGCTGGCGGGCATCCCGGTCATCCCCGACTTCGTGGCGAACGCCGGTGCCGCCGCCTGGGCGTGGTGGCTGCTGCTGGGCGAGGTCGGCGCGGACCCGGCCGACTCGTTCCTGCGGCTGCGCACCGAAATGCAGTCGAAGGTGGCGCTGCTGCTGGCGCAGTGGAACGCCGACCGGCGGCCGCCGCGCGAGACCGGCTGGGAACTGGCGGCGGCGAACCGGGTCGAACGGGCCGCCACCGAGCACCTGGCTCCCGCGCTGACCATTCCGTGA
- a CDS encoding ESX secretion-associated protein EspG, with amino-acid sequence MTAPTAVPVAALAALVQREGAGHLHLTLQPQPIWYPERDRDELSRQVNEALAEAGLLDHQGRTKVEVLDLLPLLTSASVEFYGWATRGDETIGLLAASRGMLGVLAVRAGDWVTLREVNQHELPEALVAELPELYAGGGRSQTVRARDFEEAARGKDQGRSLPQAIADVVKVVQRPVHGTGELYAGKRDEVGRYARADQPLHYADTDWGRYLNYTVGEGPEAEIHIAPGTPAALAEALRYLASRLSPAVR; translated from the coding sequence GTGACCGCACCGACAGCGGTCCCCGTGGCCGCGCTGGCGGCGCTGGTCCAGCGGGAGGGGGCCGGGCACCTGCACCTCACCCTCCAGCCGCAGCCGATCTGGTATCCCGAACGGGATCGCGACGAGCTGTCCCGCCAGGTGAACGAGGCGCTCGCCGAGGCGGGGCTGCTCGACCACCAGGGCCGGACCAAGGTCGAGGTGCTGGACCTGCTGCCGTTGCTGACCTCGGCTTCGGTGGAGTTCTACGGCTGGGCCACCCGCGGCGACGAGACGATCGGGCTGCTCGCGGCTTCACGCGGCATGCTCGGGGTGCTCGCCGTGCGTGCCGGGGACTGGGTGACGCTGCGCGAGGTCAACCAGCACGAGCTGCCGGAGGCGCTGGTCGCCGAGCTGCCCGAGCTGTACGCGGGCGGTGGGCGGTCGCAGACCGTGCGGGCGCGTGACTTCGAGGAGGCCGCGCGGGGCAAGGACCAGGGGCGGTCGCTGCCGCAGGCGATCGCCGACGTGGTGAAGGTGGTGCAGCGCCCGGTGCACGGCACCGGTGAGCTGTACGCGGGCAAGCGGGACGAGGTCGGCCGGTACGCGCGCGCCGACCAGCCGCTGCACTACGCCGACACGGACTGGGGCCGGTACCTCAACTACACCGTGGGGGAGGGTCCGGAGGCGGAGATCCACATCGCCCCGGGCACCCCGGCGGCACTGGCGGAAGCCCTGCGGTACCTGGCTTCCCGCCTGTCACCCGCCGTGCGCTGA
- a CDS encoding WXG100 family type VII secretion target, with product MDGQAIYDNFKSGDSERLRMTAENVQKLSSSFEQRAQSIKSLQERMKASWTGDGADAANAGAGPMERAFAETAAPLDITANSVNAQATGFDYTSNTVVPVPPAPEKPSGWSLGLKSAIPVAGPFMAANDVKNYQEGVQAHNEANENNVRAMDQYSSISKSTQQILPTDYQQLTSDGASVKLKTDGPGPIAPPEWKNPWQGNGDGGGTGSGSIDDSTGSSGAGGGSGSGGTGGTGGTGGTGGGGTGGTGGGGGTGGGGGTGGGGDTGGTGGTGGGGTGASGDKSGGKDTGGTTTKPKVPPTTKPGTGDPIVGLVNNPNNPGTGNPNTTGPGNPGTSGGKQPGSAAGRLLSGGPGGPGGVGGEAAARGGANANAPGAGRGVGAGMLGGEAGARGGAAAAAGRGGTAGGPMAGAHGARGQGGEDEEHVRPSWLVEADPDALFGTDERTMPPVIGE from the coding sequence ATGGACGGTCAGGCGATCTACGACAACTTCAAAAGCGGTGACAGCGAGCGCCTGCGGATGACCGCGGAGAACGTGCAGAAGCTGTCTTCTTCGTTCGAGCAGCGGGCGCAGAGCATCAAGTCGCTGCAGGAGCGGATGAAGGCCTCCTGGACCGGGGACGGCGCGGACGCGGCGAACGCCGGTGCCGGGCCGATGGAGCGCGCCTTCGCCGAAACCGCCGCGCCGCTGGACATCACCGCGAACTCGGTGAACGCCCAGGCGACCGGGTTCGACTACACCAGCAACACCGTGGTGCCGGTGCCGCCCGCGCCGGAGAAGCCGAGCGGCTGGAGCCTCGGGCTCAAGTCGGCGATCCCGGTGGCGGGGCCGTTCATGGCCGCCAACGACGTGAAGAACTACCAGGAGGGCGTGCAGGCCCACAACGAGGCGAACGAGAACAACGTTCGCGCGATGGACCAGTACAGCAGCATCAGCAAGAGCACCCAGCAGATCCTGCCCACGGACTACCAGCAGCTGACCTCCGACGGCGCGTCGGTGAAGCTGAAGACCGACGGGCCCGGCCCGATCGCCCCGCCGGAGTGGAAGAACCCGTGGCAGGGCAACGGTGACGGCGGCGGCACCGGGTCGGGCAGCATCGACGACTCCACCGGCAGCAGTGGCGCCGGTGGCGGCTCGGGCAGTGGCGGCACCGGTGGCACGGGCGGCACCGGGGGCACCGGTGGCGGCGGGACCGGGGGCACCGGCGGTGGCGGCGGCACGGGTGGTGGCGGCGGCACCGGCGGCGGTGGTGACACCGGCGGCACCGGGGGAACCGGTGGTGGCGGCACGGGTGCCAGCGGCGACAAGAGCGGCGGCAAGGACACCGGTGGCACGACCACCAAGCCGAAGGTGCCGCCGACGACCAAGCCGGGCACCGGCGACCCGATCGTCGGCCTGGTCAACAACCCGAACAACCCCGGCACCGGCAATCCGAACACCACCGGCCCCGGCAACCCGGGTACCAGCGGCGGGAAGCAGCCGGGCAGCGCGGCGGGCAGGCTGCTCAGCGGCGGTCCGGGCGGTCCGGGTGGTGTCGGTGGCGAAGCCGCCGCACGCGGTGGCGCGAACGCGAACGCGCCCGGTGCCGGCCGCGGCGTCGGCGCGGGCATGCTCGGCGGTGAAGCGGGTGCCCGTGGTGGCGCCGCGGCGGCCGCCGGCCGTGGTGGCACCGCCGGCGGTCCGATGGCCGGTGCGCACGGCGCGCGGGGCCAGGGCGGCGAGGACGAGGAGCACGTCCGGCCGAGCTGGCTGGTCGAGGCCGATCCCGACGCGTTGTTCGGCACCGACGAGCGCACCATGCCCCCGGTGATCGGGGAGTGA
- a CDS encoding DUF3558 domain-containing protein has protein sequence MNKLTATTLLVAVAASLAACSGETGGNPRPAEPAASTGATGSSAADQPGGPKIANPLDVSPYLGNPCELTPLPKLAAAGYTEPGEPKTEDDVAKVLAGPSCHWSGAEPGVGMTVQVQTGNRDSGIGGVAGLEKAKQSRQLGFLEQTEDIGGYPAYFAGQSDRRATGNCGLAVGIADDLTFTVTSLGYQGAQDSCENSVRVAGIVIDTLKGGA, from the coding sequence GTGAACAAGCTGACAGCCACGACCCTCCTCGTCGCCGTGGCGGCCTCGCTCGCCGCGTGCTCCGGGGAAACCGGGGGCAATCCCCGTCCGGCCGAACCGGCGGCGTCCACCGGGGCCACCGGTTCTTCGGCCGCGGACCAGCCCGGCGGGCCGAAGATCGCCAACCCGCTGGACGTGAGCCCGTACCTGGGCAACCCGTGCGAGCTGACGCCGCTGCCGAAGCTCGCCGCCGCCGGGTACACCGAGCCCGGGGAGCCCAAAACCGAGGACGACGTGGCCAAGGTGCTCGCCGGGCCCAGCTGCCACTGGAGCGGCGCCGAGCCCGGCGTCGGCATGACCGTCCAGGTGCAGACCGGCAACCGGGACAGCGGCATCGGCGGCGTGGCCGGCTTGGAGAAGGCCAAGCAGAGCCGCCAGCTCGGGTTCCTGGAGCAGACCGAGGACATCGGCGGATATCCCGCCTACTTCGCCGGGCAGTCGGACCGCCGCGCCACCGGCAACTGCGGCCTCGCCGTCGGCATCGCCGACGACCTGACCTTCACGGTGACCAGCCTGGGGTACCAGGGTGCGCAGGACTCCTGCGAAAACTCGGTACGGGTCGCCGGAATCGTGATCGACACGCTGAAAGGGGGCGCCTGA
- a CDS encoding TetR/AcrR family transcriptional regulator: MPRVSQDHLDARRRQILDGARVCFARYGYEGATVRRLEEATGLSRGAIFHHFRDKESLFLALAEDDAVRMAQVVADQGLVQVMRDLLTEGSAHPADWLGTRLELSRRLRTDPEFRARWAERSDQLTRATRERLLRQHEAGKLRDDVDVDVLTAFLELVLEGLVSHLAMGLPADHLTPVLDLVEETVRVHHRNPAGAARP; this comes from the coding sequence ATGCCACGGGTCAGTCAGGACCATCTCGACGCTCGCCGGCGCCAGATCCTGGACGGCGCACGGGTGTGCTTCGCGCGCTACGGGTACGAGGGTGCCACGGTACGGCGGCTCGAGGAAGCCACCGGGCTCTCGCGCGGCGCGATCTTCCACCACTTCCGCGACAAGGAGTCCCTGTTCCTCGCGCTCGCCGAGGACGACGCGGTCCGCATGGCCCAGGTGGTCGCCGACCAGGGCCTGGTGCAGGTCATGCGCGACCTGCTCACCGAGGGCAGCGCGCACCCGGCCGACTGGCTCGGCACCCGGCTCGAGCTCTCGCGCCGCCTGCGCACCGATCCCGAGTTCCGCGCGCGCTGGGCCGAGCGCTCCGACCAGCTCACCAGGGCGACCCGCGAGCGCCTGCTGCGCCAGCACGAAGCGGGCAAGCTGCGGGACGACGTGGACGTCGACGTGCTCACCGCGTTCCTGGAACTGGTGCTCGAAGGGCTCGTCTCGCACCTGGCGATGGGCCTGCCCGCCGACCACCTCACCCCGGTGCTGGACCTGGTCGAGGAGACCGTGCGCGTGCACCACCGGAACCCTGCGGGCGCCGCGCGGCCGTGA
- a CDS encoding TIGR03086 family metal-binding protein: protein MDFLDAHAEALRGFDDLVHRIGRDQWADPTPCTEWTVRDLLGHLVYEQLWAPDLLGGATVEQVGDRYDGDQLGDDPVRRWETASRAARRAFEQATRETVHVSFGEIPLEDYGWQMTGDLAVHGWDLAVGIGADYRIGDELAEDLLAELGPQVSGWQGGGIFAEPVDVGSDATPSDRLVALLGRDPGLTRARL, encoded by the coding sequence ATGGACTTTCTCGACGCGCACGCTGAAGCACTCCGCGGGTTCGACGACCTCGTCCACCGCATCGGCCGCGACCAGTGGGCCGATCCGACGCCGTGTACCGAGTGGACGGTCCGCGACCTGCTCGGGCACCTGGTCTACGAGCAGCTGTGGGCGCCCGACCTGCTCGGCGGCGCCACCGTCGAGCAGGTCGGCGACCGCTACGACGGCGACCAGCTGGGCGACGACCCGGTCCGGCGCTGGGAAACCGCCTCCCGCGCGGCCCGCCGCGCCTTCGAGCAGGCCACCCGCGAGACGGTGCACGTCTCGTTCGGTGAGATCCCGCTCGAGGACTACGGCTGGCAGATGACCGGCGACCTCGCGGTGCACGGCTGGGACCTCGCGGTGGGCATCGGCGCGGACTACCGCATCGGCGACGAACTGGCCGAGGACCTGCTCGCCGAGCTGGGACCGCAGGTGTCCGGCTGGCAGGGCGGCGGGATCTTCGCCGAGCCGGTGGACGTCGGCTCCGACGCCACGCCGTCGGACCGGCTGGTCGCCCTGCTCGGGCGCGATCCGGGGCTCACCCGCGCCCGGCTGTGA
- a CDS encoding hemolysin family protein has translation MMEILLAILGVVFVVVLTIGTGLAVAAEFSLTALERSTVEANVRQVGDKKSKTLLEAHRTLSFQLSGAQVAITLTTLVTGYVAEPLIGDLIEPPLTAFGLPPAAAAAVSVVLALVIATSLSMVLGEMMPKNLAIARPLQTGRAVAGYHSRFSKTFKWLITLMNNSANWVVRKFGVEPQEELRSARSPQELGSIVRSSAESGTLDTATAELLDKSLRFGDRTADELMTPRVQVESLTVDDAISDLIALSRRTGFSRFPVYNEDLDDVQGAVHVKQAFTVPQAERDSVRIGSVMRPVPTVPESLPGDALLNRLRDSRFQLAIVVDEYGGTAGLVTLEDVVEEIIGDVLDEHDDREEPSSRQLGADNWVVSGQLRADEVREITGFRMPEGDYETIAGLVLERLGRIPGPGDSADVDDWRLTVHTMDRLRIAEISVHPITGKAGPAGGATAAASPRVEVSR, from the coding sequence ATGATGGAAATCCTGCTCGCGATCCTCGGCGTGGTCTTCGTGGTGGTGCTGACCATCGGCACCGGCCTGGCCGTCGCCGCCGAGTTCTCGCTCACCGCGCTCGAGCGCAGCACCGTCGAGGCCAATGTCCGCCAGGTCGGTGACAAGAAGTCGAAAACCCTGCTGGAAGCCCACCGGACGCTGTCGTTCCAGCTCTCCGGCGCGCAGGTGGCCATCACGCTGACCACGCTGGTCACCGGGTACGTGGCCGAACCGCTGATCGGTGACCTGATCGAACCACCGCTGACCGCCTTCGGCCTGCCACCCGCGGCGGCCGCCGCCGTCTCGGTGGTGCTCGCGCTGGTGATCGCCACCTCGCTGTCGATGGTGCTCGGCGAGATGATGCCGAAGAACCTCGCCATCGCCCGCCCGCTGCAGACCGGGCGCGCGGTGGCCGGTTACCACTCGCGGTTCTCGAAGACCTTCAAGTGGCTCATCACGCTGATGAACAACAGCGCGAACTGGGTGGTGCGCAAGTTCGGCGTCGAGCCGCAGGAGGAACTGCGCTCGGCGCGCTCACCGCAGGAGCTGGGCTCGATCGTGCGCTCCAGCGCGGAGAGCGGCACGCTCGACACCGCCACCGCCGAGTTGCTGGACAAGTCGCTGCGCTTCGGCGACCGCACGGCCGACGAGCTGATGACCCCGCGTGTGCAGGTCGAGTCGCTGACCGTGGACGACGCGATCAGCGACCTGATCGCGCTGTCGCGGCGCACCGGGTTCTCCCGGTTCCCCGTCTACAACGAGGATCTCGACGACGTGCAGGGCGCGGTGCACGTCAAGCAGGCGTTCACCGTGCCGCAGGCCGAGCGCGACTCCGTGCGCATCGGCTCGGTGATGCGGCCGGTGCCGACCGTGCCCGAGTCGCTGCCGGGCGACGCGCTGCTGAACCGCCTGCGGGACTCGCGCTTCCAGCTCGCCATCGTGGTCGACGAGTACGGCGGCACCGCCGGGCTGGTCACCCTGGAGGACGTGGTCGAGGAGATCATCGGCGACGTGCTCGACGAGCACGACGACCGCGAGGAGCCGTCGTCGCGGCAGCTCGGCGCGGACAACTGGGTGGTGTCCGGGCAGCTGCGGGCCGACGAGGTCCGCGAGATCACCGGGTTCCGCATGCCGGAGGGCGACTACGAGACGATCGCGGGCCTGGTGCTCGAACGCCTCGGCCGCATCCCCGGCCCCGGTGACTCGGCCGACGTCGACGACTGGCGGCTCACCGTGCACACGATGGACCGGCTGCGCATCGCCGAGATCAGCGTGCACCCGATCACCGGCAAGGCCGGACCGGCGGGCGGCGCCACCGCCGCCGCTTCGCCCCGGGTGGAGGTGTCCAGGTGA
- a CDS encoding hemolysin family protein, whose protein sequence is MNDWVAISLIGLLLLANAFFVGAEFALISSRRDRLEALAEQGTTRARIVINASKQVSQMLAGAQLGITICSLLLLQFGEPAVAHQLEAAFGAIGLPLPGYVLHPIAFAFALTVMTILHVLIGEMVPKNLAIADPERLALWLVPVHVAWVKLANPFIWLLNTVANAGLRVLKVEPKDELETAYTSAELAELLSESRREGLLEQSEHQRLSQTLSSVRKTVADVLVPVPELTTLPASPTVGDVEQAVSSTGFSRFPVLDSEGGLAGYIHVKDILELVGEPAGTKVPPSKTRPLSEVPAEAKLDSALSVMRRERGHLARALGADGTVVGVVALEDLVEEYVGTVRDGTHVTA, encoded by the coding sequence GTGAACGACTGGGTCGCCATCTCGCTGATCGGCCTGCTGCTGCTGGCCAACGCCTTCTTCGTGGGTGCGGAGTTCGCGCTCATCTCCTCCCGGCGCGACCGCCTGGAGGCGCTCGCCGAGCAGGGCACCACGCGTGCCCGCATCGTGATCAACGCCAGCAAGCAGGTGTCGCAGATGCTGGCCGGCGCGCAGCTCGGCATCACCATCTGCTCGCTGCTGCTGCTCCAGTTCGGCGAACCGGCGGTGGCGCACCAGCTGGAGGCCGCCTTCGGCGCGATCGGACTGCCGCTGCCCGGGTACGTGCTCCACCCGATCGCGTTCGCCTTCGCGCTGACCGTGATGACCATCCTGCACGTGCTGATCGGCGAGATGGTGCCGAAGAACCTGGCCATCGCCGATCCCGAGCGGCTGGCGCTGTGGCTGGTCCCGGTGCACGTGGCCTGGGTGAAGCTGGCCAACCCGTTCATCTGGCTGCTGAACACCGTCGCCAACGCCGGGCTGCGCGTGCTCAAGGTGGAGCCGAAGGACGAGCTGGAAACGGCCTACACCTCCGCCGAACTCGCCGAGCTGCTCAGCGAGTCGCGCCGCGAAGGGCTGCTGGAGCAGTCGGAGCACCAGCGGCTGAGCCAGACGCTGTCGTCGGTCCGCAAGACCGTGGCCGATGTGCTGGTGCCGGTGCCCGAGCTGACCACGCTGCCCGCTTCGCCGACCGTCGGCGACGTGGAGCAGGCCGTGTCGAGCACCGGTTTCTCCCGCTTCCCGGTGCTGGACAGCGAAGGCGGGCTCGCCGGGTACATCCACGTCAAGGACATCCTGGAGCTGGTCGGCGAACCGGCCGGGACGAAGGTGCCGCCGTCGAAGACGCGGCCGCTGAGCGAGGTCCCGGCGGAGGCGAAGCTGGACAGCGCGCTGTCGGTGATGCGCCGCGAACGGGGCCACCTCGCCAGGGCACTGGGCGCGGATGGCACCGTGGTCGGCGTGGTGGCGCTGGAGGACCTGGTCGAGGAGTACGTGGGCACCGTGCGGGACGGCACGCACGTGACGGCATGA
- a CDS encoding 3-methyladenine DNA glycosylase, giving the protein MSEPVILAEPEWLAREEAHVTRMRKWTVPHAGRRSRGEKHPVLDFLFTYYSHRPSHVERWQPGFGVVLAGDAAKRFLQRRGYHETPDGVAVDPAEFTPARERTARYVSSLLEATASRAPRLSCFGLHEWAMVYRQPHDEVRHAQLPLRLGSRGTDEVVESLEVRCGHFDAFRFFTPDAVPRNTLSPTRETQRESEQPGCLHANMDLFKWAYKLGPFVPAELIGDCFELAADIRELDMRASPYDLSPLGYPAVPIETAAGRAEYARAQAAFARRAAPLRARLIECSNTLLSGCTDAGRLCDN; this is encoded by the coding sequence ATGAGCGAGCCGGTGATCCTCGCCGAGCCGGAGTGGCTGGCTCGCGAGGAAGCCCACGTCACGCGCATGCGGAAGTGGACGGTGCCGCACGCCGGACGCCGGTCGCGCGGGGAGAAGCACCCGGTGCTGGACTTCCTGTTCACCTACTACTCGCACCGGCCGTCGCACGTCGAGCGGTGGCAGCCGGGCTTCGGCGTGGTGCTCGCCGGTGACGCGGCGAAGCGGTTCCTCCAGCGGCGCGGCTACCACGAGACGCCCGACGGTGTCGCCGTCGATCCGGCGGAGTTCACCCCGGCACGCGAGCGGACCGCCCGGTACGTCTCGTCGCTGCTGGAGGCGACGGCGTCGCGTGCGCCGCGGCTGAGCTGCTTCGGGCTGCACGAGTGGGCGATGGTCTACCGCCAGCCGCACGACGAGGTGCGGCACGCCCAGCTACCCCTGCGGCTGGGCAGCCGCGGCACCGACGAAGTGGTGGAATCACTAGAGGTCAGGTGCGGCCACTTCGACGCGTTCCGCTTCTTCACGCCCGACGCCGTGCCCCGCAACACGCTCTCGCCGACCCGCGAGACGCAGCGCGAGTCCGAGCAGCCCGGCTGCCTGCACGCGAACATGGACCTGTTCAAATGGGCGTACAAACTCGGCCCATTCGTGCCTGCCGAGCTGATCGGCGACTGTTTCGAACTGGCGGCCGACATCCGCGAGCTGGACATGCGCGCGAGTCCTTACGATTTGTCCCCGCTCGGTTACCCAGCGGTGCCGATCGAAACGGCGGCGGGGCGGGCCGAATACGCCAGGGCACAGGCCGCTTTCGCGCGACGCGCCGCCCCGCTGCGGGCTCGCCTGATCGAGTGCAGCAACACACTATTGTCCGGTTGTACCGATGCTGGCAGGCTGTGCGACAACTGA